A stretch of the Tannerella serpentiformis genome encodes the following:
- a CDS encoding helix-turn-helix domain-containing protein — MDYVIIESSAWEALKCRIEGLCERMSELFGSRAEPTELLPGEAVCRILGVSRRTLQYYRDTAALPFVRIEHKCYYRREDVAALLAESGSPEPPPNRLPEGV; from the coding sequence ATGGACTATGTTATCATCGAATCGTCCGCATGGGAGGCGCTGAAATGCCGCATTGAAGGGCTGTGCGAACGCATGAGCGAATTGTTCGGATCGAGAGCCGAACCGACAGAATTGCTGCCCGGCGAGGCCGTTTGCCGGATCCTCGGCGTCAGCCGTCGCACGTTGCAATACTATCGGGATACGGCGGCGCTACCCTTCGTCCGCATCGAGCACAAGTGTTACTACCGGCGAGAGGACGTGGCGGCACTGCTCGCCGAAAGCGGAAGCCCCGAGCCTCCCCCCAATCGGTTGCCGGAAGGAGTGTGA
- a CDS encoding helix-turn-helix domain-containing protein, with protein MTEEEIIRRESPEMEALFDGLASVAEQMSEIAATHRPLFGGDVYLTGSEVTERLFISRRTLQEYRDRGLLPYTRIGGKMLYKLSDLERLLRENYRTQTPPRPLHRITHKPQTP; from the coding sequence ATGACAGAAGAAGAAATCATCAGGCGGGAATCGCCTGAAATGGAAGCGCTCTTCGACGGGCTCGCGTCCGTCGCGGAGCAGATGAGCGAGATTGCCGCCACGCACCGCCCTCTCTTCGGCGGTGATGTCTACCTGACGGGTAGCGAGGTGACGGAAAGGCTTTTCATCAGCCGCCGCACGCTGCAGGAGTATCGCGACCGCGGCCTCCTGCCCTACACCCGAATCGGCGGAAAGATGCTCTACAAACTCTCCGATCTGGAGCGCCTGCTCCGAGAGAATTACCGGACGCAGACACCGCCTCGCCCCCTCCATCGTATCACCCACAAACCCCAAACCCCATGA
- the traK gene encoding conjugative transposon protein TraK — protein MEFRSLTNIETSFKQIRLYAAAFVVLCVVITGIVVYSSYAFANRQREKIYVLDNGKSLILALSQDAAANRPVEAREHVRRFHELFFTVAPDKDAIEKNMERAFLLCDKTAYDYYRDLAEKGYFNRIISGNINQRVEVDSIRCDFDRYPYEVTTYARQFIVRPSNVTERNLITTCTLQNAIRSDNNPQGFLMEHFLVRENRDIQTYKR, from the coding sequence ATGGAATTCAGATCACTCACTAACATAGAGACCTCGTTCAAGCAGATCCGGCTCTACGCCGCCGCTTTCGTTGTGTTGTGCGTAGTCATTACGGGCATCGTCGTCTATTCGTCGTACGCCTTTGCCAACCGTCAGCGGGAGAAGATCTACGTCTTGGACAACGGCAAGTCGCTCATCCTCGCCCTCAGTCAGGATGCGGCCGCCAATCGTCCCGTGGAGGCGCGCGAGCACGTCCGCCGCTTCCACGAACTCTTCTTCACCGTCGCACCCGACAAGGACGCCATCGAGAAGAACATGGAGCGCGCCTTCCTCTTGTGCGACAAAACGGCATACGACTACTACCGCGACCTCGCCGAGAAGGGCTACTTCAATCGCATCATTTCCGGTAACATCAACCAGCGCGTGGAGGTGGATTCGATCCGCTGCGACTTCGATCGCTACCCGTATGAGGTGACGACCTACGCCCGCCAGTTTATCGTCCGCCCGAGCAACGTGACGGAGCGCAACCTAATCACGACATGCACACTGCAAAACGCCATCCGCTCAGACAACAACCCGCAAGGTTTCCTCATGGAGCACTTCCTTGTAAGGGAGAATAGGGACATCCAGACATATAAGAGATAA
- a CDS encoding DUF1896 family protein gives MTQRKKGFSYYRLRLESYLKDYHPERLADEAFIRARSDAAAEAYEDAFRQGYPVLEAGYMATEVLFAGLHFSPYYTLEQIIENEFANVVPPERAADFALRLLQSDTIRETIEKYEPGDDFDGSPEYDQLYTELTGVIVELLEADGVKVLP, from the coding sequence ATGACACAGAGAAAAAAGGGATTCTCCTATTACCGACTGCGATTAGAATCCTATTTGAAAGATTATCACCCCGAACGGCTGGCTGACGAGGCGTTTATCCGTGCCCGATCGGACGCCGCGGCCGAGGCCTATGAAGACGCCTTCCGGCAAGGCTATCCTGTTCTTGAAGCCGGGTATATGGCTACGGAAGTCCTCTTCGCAGGACTGCATTTTTCGCCGTACTACACACTCGAACAGATTATCGAGAACGAATTTGCCAACGTGGTTCCGCCTGAACGTGCCGCGGATTTTGCGCTGCGGCTGTTGCAGAGCGACACCATCCGCGAGACCATCGAGAAGTATGAGCCGGGCGACGACTTCGACGGAAGTCCGGAATACGACCAGCTCTACACCGAGCTGACCGGCGTCATCGTCGAGTTACTCGAAGCGGACGGCGTTAAGGTGCTCCCGTAG
- a CDS encoding glycoside hydrolase family protein encodes MKTKIGRSLLALLVCVQALAAPNAQAQRGADRLFSLPRFERAVACIKHYEGLHGPKNHPYVGYGHRLLPGERLSCAMTKRQADSLLRADLKKRLVTFRRFGRDSLLLAVLSYNVGEYRLLGYGKQPKSRLVQKLESGDRDIRGEYTSFCRYRGKELKALRLRRRVELALLYEK; translated from the coding sequence ATGAAAACGAAAATCGGACGCAGCCTGCTCGCGCTCCTTGTTTGTGTCCAAGCGCTCGCCGCGCCCAACGCGCAGGCACAGCGCGGAGCCGATCGGCTATTCAGCCTTCCACGCTTCGAGCGCGCCGTCGCATGCATCAAACATTACGAAGGGCTGCATGGCCCGAAGAACCACCCTTATGTCGGCTACGGTCACCGTCTGCTGCCCGGTGAGCGGCTTTCATGTGCGATGACAAAACGGCAGGCGGACTCTCTGCTTCGCGCAGATCTGAAGAAACGGCTCGTCACGTTTCGTCGCTTTGGTCGCGACTCCTTACTCCTTGCCGTGTTGTCGTACAACGTCGGTGAATACCGCCTCTTAGGCTACGGCAAACAGCCGAAGAGTCGCCTCGTCCAGAAGCTGGAATCGGGCGACAGAGACATCCGAGGTGAGTACACCTCGTTCTGCCGATACCGCGGCAAAGAGCTGAAAGCACTGCGTTTACGACGTCGCGTGGAGCTTGCGCTGCTCTATGAAAAGTGA
- a CDS encoding site-specific integrase: MKRETMKVLLYLKKSSIDKSGRAPIMGRITYAGTMAQFGSKFSCPPDLWNPRESRLRGKSREAVVTNEKLDDLMLAISQAYRTLADRGVAFTATDIKERLQGNAHSRTTFLERYDRLLEEVDARVGVDLTRHSALKYHQARKHFTRFIRSRFGREDMTFSEMTEDFFPQFERYIKGELGLSDNSFLRLSCMLKKVCRLAYREGLSDRPLFEGICIRREKRSAPRSLDRTAFDRLLTLTFPPHQKDLAIARDLFAFTCYTGAAYCDMVRLTRSHLFRDDRGDLWLKFKRQKTESLCRVKLLPEAVALIERYRSDERETLFSPIPYYTYLIRLKAVGLKAGLAFPLTAHVGRHTFATLITLENGAPIETVSRMLGHGSLKITERYARVTSRKLFEEFDRFLAFTQDLRLTL; the protein is encoded by the coding sequence ATGAAGAGAGAAACGATGAAGGTTTTGCTCTACCTTAAAAAGAGCAGCATAGACAAATCGGGACGGGCACCAATCATGGGGCGCATCACGTATGCCGGGACAATGGCTCAATTCGGTAGCAAATTTTCTTGCCCGCCCGACCTCTGGAATCCCCGTGAGAGCCGCCTTAGAGGCAAGAGCCGGGAGGCCGTCGTCACCAATGAGAAGTTAGACGATCTGATGTTGGCCATTAGTCAGGCTTACCGGACACTGGCCGATCGGGGTGTGGCCTTCACGGCCACCGACATCAAGGAACGATTGCAAGGCAATGCCCACAGTCGGACGACCTTCCTCGAACGCTACGACCGGCTGTTGGAGGAAGTAGATGCACGCGTCGGCGTCGATCTGACGAGGCATTCGGCGCTGAAATACCATCAAGCGAGAAAGCACTTCACCCGCTTTATACGGAGCCGTTTCGGCCGGGAAGACATGACTTTCAGTGAGATGACGGAGGACTTCTTCCCGCAGTTCGAGCGCTATATCAAAGGGGAGTTAGGACTCTCTGACAACTCCTTTCTTCGGCTGTCTTGCATGCTGAAAAAGGTGTGCCGACTGGCTTACCGAGAAGGTCTCTCCGACCGGCCGCTCTTCGAGGGAATCTGCATCAGGCGTGAGAAACGAAGCGCACCGCGATCGCTCGACCGGACGGCCTTCGACCGACTGCTGACACTCACCTTTCCACCGCATCAAAAGGACTTGGCGATTGCCCGCGATCTGTTCGCGTTTACCTGCTACACCGGGGCGGCCTATTGCGACATGGTGCGGCTTACGCGCTCACACCTCTTCCGAGATGATCGCGGCGACCTATGGCTAAAGTTCAAACGGCAAAAGACAGAATCGCTCTGCCGGGTGAAGCTCCTGCCCGAGGCCGTGGCGCTCATCGAGCGTTACCGCTCCGACGAGCGGGAGACACTTTTCTCGCCGATCCCTTACTACACTTACCTCATCCGACTGAAGGCCGTCGGACTGAAAGCGGGCCTCGCATTCCCGCTAACGGCGCACGTCGGGCGACACACGTTCGCTACGCTGATTACGCTTGAAAACGGTGCACCCATTGAAACCGTGAGCCGCATGTTGGGCCACGGTAGCCTCAAAATAACCGAGCGATACGCCCGCGTCACGTCGCGCAAACTCTTCGAGGAGTTCGATCGTTTCCTCGCCTTTACCCAAGATCTTCGTCTGACTCTTTAA
- a CDS encoding DUF3872 domain-containing protein, with protein MKTNIRNAAWAIGVLLLAGFCLVGCDRRLDVRTVYPFQVTTMPISKTIAPGEEVEIRCTLAPERIVNGTRYTLRYFQYDGSGALRIGRRGKPLTPNDLYAIAPGHFTLYYHSLSAERQSLEVVIEDNHGQSQTLAFDFNHKENKVSSEDISV; from the coding sequence ATGAAAACGAACATCCGTAATGCGGCATGGGCGATAGGCGTCCTGCTCCTGGCCGGGTTTTGTTTGGTCGGCTGTGATCGCCGTCTGGACGTGCGAACGGTTTATCCGTTCCAAGTCACCACGATGCCCATCTCGAAAACCATCGCGCCGGGCGAAGAAGTCGAAATCCGCTGCACGCTCGCGCCCGAGCGCATCGTGAATGGCACGCGCTACACCCTGCGCTATTTCCAGTACGACGGTAGTGGAGCGCTGCGCATTGGTCGACGCGGTAAACCCCTCACGCCCAACGATCTCTACGCCATCGCGCCGGGACATTTCACCCTCTATTATCACTCGCTTTCTGCCGAACGCCAGTCGCTCGAGGTCGTGATCGAGGATAACCACGGCCAGAGTCAAACACTCGCATTTGACTTTAACCATAAGGAGAACAAAGTCTCTTCGGAAGACATCTCTGTCTGA
- the traJ gene encoding conjugative transposon protein TraJ codes for MDFTDLHALLHATYGEMMPLCAHMTGIAKGIAGLGALFYIALRIWSSLARAEPIDVFPLLRPFVLGFCIMFFPSVVLGTVNAVLSPVVQGTEKLVHVQQNDLQSLRDQRDKLEEEAYRRDKSRAYLVDDAAWDEKVQEMGFIGPEDAITLAGMYAERTAFNTKRWFVKKIYQALELVYNAASLVIDTLRTFILIVLSILGPIVFGIAVWDGLGGSLSAWFARYISVYLWLPVSSILTALLTKIQVLMISKDIAELQNPGYIPDSGDWYYIVFFLIGIVGFFCVPTVAGWIIEAGGGIGNYGRNVNQTAQRGVQGAYTGGKVTMAGTGAALGNAGGRIKGLLIK; via the coding sequence ATGGACTTTACCGACCTGCACGCGCTGCTGCACGCCACCTACGGGGAGATGATGCCCCTTTGTGCCCATATGACAGGGATCGCAAAGGGCATCGCCGGCCTCGGCGCGCTCTTCTATATCGCCCTACGCATCTGGTCGTCGCTCGCCCGCGCCGAACCGATCGACGTCTTCCCGCTCCTCCGCCCCTTCGTTCTCGGCTTCTGCATCATGTTCTTCCCGTCGGTCGTCTTAGGTACGGTCAACGCCGTACTCTCGCCCGTCGTGCAAGGCACCGAAAAGCTGGTGCACGTGCAGCAAAACGACCTCCAATCGCTCCGCGACCAGCGCGACAAACTCGAAGAAGAGGCCTACCGACGCGACAAGTCGCGGGCCTACTTAGTCGACGATGCGGCGTGGGACGAGAAGGTGCAGGAGATGGGCTTCATCGGTCCGGAGGACGCCATCACGCTGGCCGGCATGTATGCCGAGCGCACGGCCTTCAACACCAAGCGGTGGTTCGTGAAGAAGATCTATCAAGCGCTCGAACTCGTTTACAATGCCGCCTCGCTCGTCATCGACACCCTCCGCACGTTCATTCTTATCGTCCTCTCCATCCTCGGGCCGATCGTTTTCGGTATTGCCGTGTGGGACGGCCTCGGCGGCTCGCTCAGCGCGTGGTTCGCGAGGTACATCTCGGTCTACCTCTGGCTGCCCGTCAGCTCGATCCTCACCGCACTTCTAACCAAAATACAGGTGCTGATGATCAGCAAGGACATCGCCGAACTACAGAATCCGGGCTACATCCCCGACTCGGGCGACTGGTACTACATCGTCTTTTTCCTGATTGGCATCGTGGGTTTCTTCTGCGTGCCGACGGTCGCGGGCTGGATCATCGAGGCCGGCGGCGGCATCGGCAACTACGGTCGCAATGTCAATCAGACGGCGCAACGTGGCGTGCAAGGCGCGTACACCGGCGGCAAGGTGACGATGGCCGGAACGGGTGCCGCACTCGGCAATGCCGGCGGACGGATCAAGGGTTTACTCATTAAGTAA
- a CDS encoding site-specific integrase, producing the protein MRSTFRILFYINRNKAKKNGKAAVLCRITVDGHSAVIATGEECAPEAWQTKSGETGDRKINLRLQALRERIEASYTTLLRREGVVSVERLKLRLQGVNETPTMLLETSTEELRTVEACVGRSRSPGTYQNNRRSDSGLRDFVRSRGESDIPIPTLAPDFFDTYRLFLKRRGYAVSTTNRYLHWLGRLMRRAIARGVIRFNPFEGVRYETEKYRPRFLQKHEVERLLAFPVRDEATELSRHMFLFSVFTGLAYADLRTLRRSQIETDGAGRRYIRKARQKTHEESLIPLHPIAEQLLSLYLKDDKTEGRRIFPDASYFLLTHRLKAIGKACGLHEPLTFHVGRHSFGTLTLEAGISMESIARMMGHASVTTTELYARITDQKISEDVDRLIARRRKAGEGGAAPGNRMGKSPEQGA; encoded by the coding sequence ATGCGCAGCACATTTAGAATCCTGTTTTACATCAATCGAAACAAGGCGAAAAAGAACGGAAAGGCAGCCGTGCTCTGCCGAATCACCGTGGACGGCCATTCGGCGGTTATCGCTACCGGTGAGGAGTGCGCGCCCGAGGCGTGGCAGACAAAATCGGGTGAGACGGGCGACCGGAAGATCAATCTTCGCTTGCAGGCCCTTCGCGAACGAATCGAAGCGAGCTACACGACCCTCCTCCGCCGGGAGGGTGTAGTCAGTGTCGAACGGCTGAAACTCCGGTTGCAGGGAGTGAACGAGACTCCGACGATGCTTTTGGAAACGAGCACAGAGGAACTGCGAACCGTGGAAGCCTGTGTGGGCCGCTCAAGGAGTCCCGGCACCTATCAAAATAACCGCCGTTCTGACAGTGGACTGCGGGACTTTGTTCGCAGCCGTGGCGAATCGGACATTCCGATCCCGACACTCGCGCCGGACTTCTTCGATACGTATCGTTTATTTCTGAAGCGAAGGGGCTACGCTGTGTCCACGACAAACCGGTACCTCCATTGGCTCGGCCGATTGATGCGCCGCGCGATTGCCCGCGGCGTGATCCGTTTCAACCCGTTCGAGGGGGTGCGATACGAGACGGAGAAGTATCGCCCACGCTTTCTGCAAAAGCATGAAGTAGAGCGTCTCCTGGCCTTTCCCGTCCGAGACGAAGCCACGGAGCTGAGTCGCCACATGTTCCTCTTTTCGGTCTTCACAGGGCTGGCTTACGCCGACTTGCGGACGCTCCGAAGGTCGCAGATCGAGACGGACGGCGCGGGTCGGCGATACATCCGAAAGGCGCGACAAAAGACCCATGAGGAGAGCCTCATCCCTCTTCACCCGATCGCCGAACAGCTCCTTTCGCTTTACCTGAAAGATGATAAGACGGAAGGCCGCAGGATCTTCCCTGACGCGAGTTACTTCCTATTAACCCATCGCCTCAAGGCTATTGGTAAGGCATGCGGCCTCCACGAACCGCTAACATTTCACGTCGGGCGTCACTCGTTCGGCACGCTCACCCTCGAAGCAGGGATCTCTATGGAGAGCATCGCCCGCATGATGGGCCACGCCTCCGTCACCACCACGGAACTCTACGCCCGCATCACCGATCAGAAGATTTCGGAAGATGTAGATCGGCTCATTGCCCGAAGAAGGAAGGCGGGGGAAGGCGGTGCCGCGCCGGGTAACCGGATGGGAAAAAGCCCGGAACAGGGCGCATAG
- a CDS encoding DUF4141 domain-containing protein: MKHKLILCLMCCLLLTRTAHAQWIVTDPVNLAGNIANTIKEIATASKTVNNTLSNFKEVEKLYNDTKRYYDALKKVNNLIGDAYKVKETILMVGDMTEMYVGAYKKMLSDPNYSPEELSAMAAGYAKLMERSSESLKELKSLVRSGVLSMNDKERIELIDRIYNEVKEYRAATSYFTRKNISVSFVRAAKKGEMARVNALYGSADNRYW, from the coding sequence ATGAAACACAAACTTATCCTCTGCCTCATGTGCTGCCTGCTGCTTACGCGAACGGCACACGCCCAATGGATCGTTACCGACCCTGTCAACTTGGCAGGCAACATCGCGAACACGATCAAAGAGATCGCCACCGCCTCCAAAACGGTGAACAACACGCTGAGCAATTTCAAGGAAGTCGAGAAGCTCTACAACGACACCAAGCGCTATTACGACGCGCTGAAGAAGGTCAACAACCTGATCGGCGACGCGTATAAAGTCAAGGAAACCATACTCATGGTGGGCGACATGACGGAGATGTACGTCGGCGCGTACAAGAAAATGCTCTCCGATCCGAACTACTCGCCCGAGGAACTGTCGGCCATGGCGGCGGGCTATGCCAAGCTGATGGAGCGCTCCAGCGAGTCGCTCAAAGAGCTGAAATCGCTCGTCCGCAGCGGCGTGCTCTCGATGAACGATAAGGAGCGGATCGAGCTGATCGATCGCATCTACAACGAGGTGAAGGAATACCGCGCGGCCACGTCGTACTTCACACGTAAGAACATCTCCGTCAGCTTCGTACGGGCAGCTAAGAAGGGCGAGATGGCCCGTGTCAATGCGCTCTACGGGTCGGCCGATAACCGCTATTGGTGA
- a CDS encoding conjugal transfer protein TraO: MHFRVELFLSDHLLFVVGGRGLFLFGSDVYPFRPAISAGFRINL; the protein is encoded by the coding sequence CTGCATTTCCGTGTAGAGCTGTTCCTGTCGGATCACCTGCTCTTTGTCGTCGGCGGCCGCGGACTGTTCCTCTTCGGCTCGGACGTCTATCCTTTTCGACCTGCTATCTCGGCAGGATTTCGCATCAACCTCTAA